A genomic segment from Dechloromonas denitrificans encodes:
- the arsB gene encoding ACR3 family arsenite efflux transporter: MSAQCEMTAKIAAGAPMSVFERFLTVWVFLCIVTGIAFGQMAPSVFQAIGRLEVAQVNLPVGLLIWVMIIPMLVKVDFGALAEMKQHVRGIGVTLFVNWLVKPFSMAFLGWLFIRNLFAPMLPAEQLDSYIAGLILLAAAPCTAMVFVWSRLTNGNPLFTLSQVAINDTIMLFAFAPLVAFLLGISSITVPWNTLLTSVLLYIVIPVALAQLWRKSLLSKGQEAFDVAMTKIGPWSISALLATLVLLFAFQGEAILRQPLVIALLAVPILIQVFFNSALAYWLNKAVGEKHNVACPSALIGASNFFELAVAAAISLFGFESGAALATVVGVLIEVPVMLLVVKVVNASKGWYEAR, translated from the coding sequence ATGTCCGCCCAATGTGAAATGACCGCCAAAATCGCCGCCGGCGCTCCGATGAGCGTATTCGAACGCTTCCTGACTGTCTGGGTCTTCCTCTGCATCGTCACCGGCATCGCTTTTGGCCAGATGGCTCCAAGCGTATTCCAGGCTATCGGCCGACTTGAAGTGGCGCAGGTCAATCTGCCGGTCGGCTTGCTCATCTGGGTGATGATTATCCCGATGCTGGTCAAGGTCGATTTCGGCGCCCTAGCCGAGATGAAACAGCATGTGCGCGGCATTGGTGTGACGCTGTTCGTCAATTGGCTGGTCAAGCCGTTCTCGATGGCTTTTCTCGGCTGGCTGTTCATCCGCAACCTGTTTGCGCCGATGTTGCCGGCCGAGCAACTCGACAGTTACATCGCTGGCCTCATCCTGCTTGCGGCTGCTCCCTGTACGGCCATGGTCTTCGTCTGGAGCCGTCTGACCAACGGGAATCCACTATTCACGCTGTCGCAGGTCGCCATCAACGACACCATCATGCTCTTCGCTTTTGCGCCGTTGGTCGCCTTTCTGCTCGGCATTTCGTCGATTACCGTGCCGTGGAACACGTTGCTGACCTCCGTTTTGCTTTACATCGTGATTCCGGTCGCGCTCGCCCAACTCTGGCGGAAGTCGCTGCTATCCAAGGGACAAGAAGCTTTCGATGTTGCCATGACCAAGATTGGCCCGTGGTCCATCTCTGCATTACTGGCGACGCTGGTGCTGTTGTTTGCCTTCCAGGGAGAAGCCATCCTCAGACAGCCGCTGGTCATTGCTCTGCTGGCGGTGCCAATTCTGATTCAGGTGTTCTTCAACTCTGCACTGGCCTATTGGTTGAACAAGGCGGTCGGTGAGAAGCACAACGTCGCCTGCCCCTCCGCACTGATAGGTGCATCCAATTTCTTCGAGTTGGCCGTGGCCGCCGCCATCAGCCTGTTCGGGTTCGAGTCGGGGGCTGCGTTGGCTACCGTGGTCGGCGTCCTCATTGAAGTGCCGGTGATGCTGCTGGTGGTGAAGGTCGTGAATGCTTCGAAGGGCTGGTACGAAGCCCGATAA
- a CDS encoding arsenate reductase ArsC, whose product MSNLKTVLVLCTGNSCRSQMGEAILNHDLAGLVRGISAGTSPQPKVADGAIEALKLAGLPTDGLTPKTFEAVMHEDIDLVVSVCDNARETCPVFPRPVKRIHVGFHDPHGEPLDSFIAVRDDIRTRLVPAVRDALGL is encoded by the coding sequence ATGTCGAACCTCAAAACCGTGCTGGTGCTGTGCACCGGTAACTCCTGTCGCTCCCAGATGGGTGAGGCCATCCTGAATCATGACCTCGCAGGTCTAGTGCGTGGTATCTCTGCTGGAACTAGTCCCCAACCCAAAGTGGCTGACGGCGCCATCGAGGCACTGAAGCTGGCTGGCCTGCCGACCGATGGCCTGACACCCAAGACCTTCGAAGCCGTCATGCATGAAGACATCGACCTCGTGGTTAGTGTCTGCGACAACGCCAGGGAAACCTGCCCGGTCTTTCCTCGCCCAGTGAAGCGCATCCACGTTGGTTTCCATGACCCGCATGGCGAGCCACTGGACAGCTTCATTGCCGTTCGTGACGACATCCGCACTCGCTTGGTGCCGGCTGTTCGTGACGCCTTGGGGCTGTGA
- a CDS encoding ArsR/SmtB family transcription factor: protein METLNAAELLAALGHESRLAIFRLLVEAGPDGINASAIGEQLGMAPATLSFHLAHLSRVGLITGERESRFIHYSANYSTMDDLIAFLTSNCCQGNACLPKTACCDTTEKRRTKAGKKA, encoded by the coding sequence ATGGAAACCTTAAACGCCGCTGAACTTCTCGCCGCTCTGGGTCATGAATCCCGTCTGGCTATCTTCCGATTGCTGGTTGAAGCCGGGCCGGATGGCATTAACGCCAGTGCAATTGGCGAGCAACTGGGGATGGCGCCCGCCACGCTGTCGTTTCACTTGGCACACCTCAGCCGGGTGGGCTTGATTACGGGCGAACGCGAAAGCCGCTTCATTCACTACTCCGCCAACTACAGCACGATGGATGACCTCATTGCCTTCCTGACCAGCAACTGTTGCCAGGGCAATGCCTGCCTTCCCAAGACTGCTTGCTGTGACACCACCGAGAAGCGCCGCACCAAAGCTGGAAAGAAAGCCTGA
- a CDS encoding Crp/Fnr family transcriptional regulator — translation MRDVKSVQIDTLLGRIPLFGGLSCDETFEVGKACQTLNLQKNDMLFRSGDGCSGLMIVMYGQVKVAFSSPQGTEKVVTILGAGQSFGQTELILDQPYRAHAQALDDTLVLQIAKTTILDLVTRNPGFTHNLLSSLSQQTHDLMVDLEGYTLCSGAKRVLTFLLREATNQESCQETTVIRLSAPKSVIASQLSLSPEHFSRTLHELSAQGLFTIQGRDIHINSISRLQLDLA, via the coding sequence ATGCGCGATGTAAAGTCTGTCCAGATTGATACCCTGTTGGGTCGAATCCCTTTGTTTGGAGGACTTTCCTGCGACGAGACCTTCGAAGTTGGCAAGGCCTGCCAGACGCTGAATCTCCAAAAAAACGACATGCTGTTTCGATCAGGGGATGGCTGTTCTGGTCTGATGATCGTGATGTACGGCCAGGTGAAAGTGGCATTCTCATCACCCCAGGGCACCGAGAAGGTCGTCACCATACTGGGCGCAGGGCAGAGCTTTGGACAGACCGAGCTTATTTTGGATCAGCCCTACCGTGCTCATGCGCAAGCGCTGGATGACACGCTGGTGCTACAAATCGCGAAGACGACAATTCTCGACCTGGTCACCCGTAATCCGGGCTTCACCCATAATTTGCTAAGTTCTCTGTCGCAGCAAACGCATGACCTGATGGTCGATTTGGAAGGGTATACGCTGTGCTCCGGCGCCAAGCGCGTACTAACCTTCCTGCTGCGTGAAGCAACCAATCAGGAATCATGTCAGGAAACCACTGTCATCAGGCTGTCTGCGCCTAAAAGCGTCATTGCCTCTCAGCTAAGTCTGAGCCCCGAACATTTCTCCCGGACTCTCCACGAGTTGAGCGCCCAAGGTCTCTTTACCATTCAGGGCCGCGACATTCACATCAACAGCATCTCCCGATTACAACTGGATTTGGCCTAA